One genomic region from Sorangium aterium encodes:
- a CDS encoding AAA family ATPase — MEDFGGESLDRLIVIDAPMSAGRFLELAVRLVTCVAELHQRDILHKDLKPQNILVNATTGEVKLADFGLASRLPREQPPVGTPPLIEGSLPYLSPEQTGRMNRAIDSRADLYAVGVTFYQMLTGRLPFEARDPLEWVHCHVALAPPPPSAVVPGVPEVLSAIVLKLLAKMAEDRYQTARGLRHDLERCLSQHRACGRIEPFSLGERDVSGRVQLPQKLYGREREVSALRRAFERVVDTGAPELVLVSGYSGSGKSALVHELCKPIIRERALFLSGKFERCKRGVPHFALVQAFREVVCEILAEPEDRITAFRQRLLGALGRNGQLIVDVIPQLELVIGRQPQVPELPLAEAQHRFRVVFRSFIGAFARKEHPLVLFLDDLQWTNPASLGLLHDLVTHPEVRHLLFVGAYRDNEVTPSHPLMVALDKARKDGARVSDIVLGPLSREQLGALVGDALRCRSEDAAQLSALVHEKTAGNPFFAIQFLTALHEERLIELDERAEIFRWDVAKIRQKGFTDNVIDLMVGKLVRLPPGTQESLKHLACLGSTADVDLLAMVRGRSVEETHADLWDAVRVGLVLRRDVSYRFLHDRVQEVAYSLIPEDERPAMHLEVGRLLASRAAPEEVEEKIFEIVNQLDRGAPLITSGPERERVAELNLIAGKRARGSNACVLALRYLAVGRALLPEDCWERRYELTFELELHRAECEYLTGDLSSAEERLSALSRRAVSLVDLASVTCVRLGLYTTMDRSDRGVDVGLDYLRSVGIAWSPHPTDEEVRKEYERVWELLGSRPVEDLIDSPGMTDPVCGAILEVLTHAQSPALFTDANLNCLVVMRMTTLSLQCGNSDASCLAYTWFGMLLGPRFGDYRMAYRFARLGLDLLERRGALRFKSRVYLGFGHRVNPWVRHMRTGVELLRRGFEAGQETGDLTYASYNKSCLITILLAAGEPLCEVQREAERALDFVQRARFGLEVDIVTAQLRLIRALRGLLPDPSSFNDADFDERRFEQRLEGDPRLAIAACWYWIRKLQARFHAGDLDGSLEAAEKARPLLWTSGSFFEVAEYHFYGALVRTARCRAADAAERRLHLEVLAAHQRQIDTWAKSCPENFGDRAALIGAEIARLRGAWDDAAQLYEQAIGAARASGFVHDEALAYEIASGFYRERRFELIADTYLREARACYVRWGADGKVRHIDQQNPHLWDARPLAPTASFAARFDQLDQLSMVKASQTISGEIVLDKLLRTLLTVVLEQGGAQRACLVLYQDERLSIGAEAILEESGEVKTLLPCSSEGAPQRVPMSLVRYAQRTKERVILSPTEAFAGKFSGDEYFARHKPKSILCMPILRQAEVAGLLYLENDLLAGAFPPERLTALSLLAAQAAISLENARLLSKEQAARTGAEAAERRAAFLAEAGEILSGSLDYEETLARVAQLAVRSLCDWCITDVVEGEQIRRSIWAHTDPAKESLLEQLRRRYSPALDSPHPAARALRCGEPLLISGCCEEELRKYCEDDEHARLIRELGVQSAIAVPLMARGRPIGALSVVSSAPGRRYGQADLELVRHVAHRAALAIDNARLYRVAQEAIRMRDEFLTVATHELNTPMTSLTLSLEAMDRSLRSGRPCDQPAMGRQVDRALRQAMRLARLNSELLEVSRIDTDRVSLDVAEVDLGAVVRDVIARFELDLARAGCSVSLRTSGRNVGLWDRSRVDQIVTNLVANAIKFGAGKPIEIVVGEEAGTTRLSVKDHGIGVDPARQERIFDRFERAVSDRHYGGLGLGLYISRQIAQAHGGSIRVESAPGAGATFTVELPGAGPPVSPRAPDFSNDSIGSCGSRRQLRQ; from the coding sequence ATGGAGGATTTCGGCGGCGAGTCGCTCGATCGCCTCATCGTCATCGATGCGCCCATGAGCGCCGGGCGGTTCCTCGAGCTCGCGGTCCGCCTCGTCACCTGCGTGGCGGAGCTCCACCAGCGGGACATCCTCCACAAGGACCTCAAGCCCCAGAACATCCTCGTCAACGCGACCACGGGCGAGGTGAAGCTCGCCGACTTCGGTCTTGCCTCCCGGCTCCCGCGCGAGCAGCCCCCGGTGGGGACTCCACCGCTCATCGAAGGCTCCTTGCCGTACCTGTCTCCGGAGCAGACGGGGCGAATGAACCGGGCGATCGACAGCCGCGCAGATCTCTATGCGGTCGGCGTCACATTCTACCAGATGCTCACGGGGCGCCTGCCGTTCGAGGCGCGGGATCCGCTCGAGTGGGTGCATTGCCACGTCGCCCTCGCCCCGCCGCCTCCCTCCGCGGTCGTCCCGGGGGTGCCCGAGGTCCTCTCGGCGATCGTCCTGAAGCTCCTCGCCAAGATGGCGGAGGATCGCTACCAGACCGCCCGCGGCCTCAGGCACGACCTCGAGCGGTGCCTCTCGCAGCACCGAGCGTGCGGCAGGATCGAGCCGTTCTCCCTGGGCGAGCGCGACGTCTCCGGCCGCGTCCAGCTCCCGCAGAAGCTCTACGGCCGCGAGCGCGAGGTGAGCGCCCTGCGGCGCGCGTTCGAGCGCGTCGTGGACACGGGAGCCCCCGAGCTCGTCCTGGTCTCTGGCTATTCCGGCAGCGGAAAGTCGGCCCTGGTTCACGAGCTCTGCAAGCCGATCATCCGGGAACGAGCCCTGTTTCTTTCGGGGAAGTTCGAACGATGCAAACGCGGCGTCCCTCACTTCGCGCTCGTCCAGGCCTTCCGGGAGGTCGTGTGCGAGATCCTCGCCGAGCCGGAGGACCGGATAACGGCCTTCCGGCAGCGGCTGCTCGGCGCGCTCGGGCGCAACGGACAGCTCATCGTGGACGTCATTCCGCAGCTCGAGCTCGTCATCGGCCGGCAACCGCAGGTCCCTGAGCTCCCGCTGGCCGAGGCGCAGCACCGGTTCCGCGTCGTGTTCCGGAGCTTCATCGGGGCGTTCGCCCGGAAGGAGCACCCGCTCGTGCTCTTCCTCGACGATCTCCAGTGGACCAACCCCGCGAGCCTCGGGCTCCTCCATGATCTGGTGACCCACCCCGAGGTGCGCCACCTCCTCTTCGTCGGCGCGTACCGCGACAACGAGGTGACGCCCTCACACCCGCTCATGGTGGCGCTCGACAAGGCGCGAAAGGACGGCGCGCGCGTCTCGGACATCGTGCTCGGCCCGCTCTCCCGGGAGCAGCTGGGCGCGCTCGTCGGCGACGCGCTCCGCTGCCGCAGCGAGGACGCCGCGCAGCTCTCGGCCCTCGTCCACGAGAAGACGGCCGGCAACCCCTTCTTCGCGATCCAGTTCCTCACCGCGCTGCACGAGGAGCGGCTCATCGAGCTCGACGAGCGCGCCGAGATCTTTCGATGGGACGTGGCGAAGATCCGCCAAAAGGGCTTCACGGACAACGTGATCGACCTGATGGTCGGCAAGCTCGTGCGGCTCCCTCCGGGCACCCAGGAGTCGCTGAAGCACCTCGCCTGTCTCGGAAGCACCGCCGACGTCGACCTCCTCGCGATGGTCCGCGGAAGATCGGTGGAGGAGACGCACGCGGACCTCTGGGATGCCGTCCGCGTGGGGCTGGTCCTGCGCAGGGACGTCTCGTACAGGTTCCTCCATGACCGGGTCCAGGAGGTCGCCTATTCGCTCATCCCCGAAGACGAGCGGCCGGCGATGCACCTCGAAGTCGGCCGGCTGCTCGCGTCGCGCGCGGCGCCGGAGGAGGTCGAGGAGAAGATCTTCGAGATCGTCAATCAGCTCGACCGCGGCGCTCCGCTGATCACCTCAGGGCCGGAGCGCGAGCGGGTGGCCGAGCTCAACCTCATCGCGGGCAAGCGGGCCAGGGGGTCGAACGCCTGCGTCCTGGCGCTGAGGTACCTCGCCGTCGGCAGGGCGCTGCTCCCGGAGGATTGCTGGGAGCGACGGTACGAGCTCACCTTCGAGCTCGAGCTCCATCGGGCCGAGTGTGAGTACCTCACCGGCGATCTCTCGTCGGCCGAGGAGCGGCTCTCGGCGCTCTCGCGCCGCGCCGTGAGCCTCGTCGATCTGGCCTCCGTCACGTGCGTGCGCCTCGGCCTCTACACGACCATGGACCGCAGCGATCGCGGCGTCGACGTGGGCCTCGACTACCTCCGCAGCGTCGGCATCGCGTGGTCGCCGCACCCCACGGACGAGGAGGTACGGAAGGAATACGAGCGAGTCTGGGAGCTGCTCGGGAGCCGTCCAGTCGAGGACCTCATCGACTCGCCCGGGATGACGGACCCGGTGTGCGGCGCGATCCTCGAGGTCCTGACCCACGCGCAATCGCCGGCCCTGTTCACCGACGCGAACCTGAATTGCCTCGTCGTGATGCGCATGACGACCCTCAGCCTCCAGTGTGGCAATAGCGACGCATCATGCCTCGCGTACACCTGGTTCGGCATGCTCCTCGGGCCGCGCTTCGGCGATTACCGCATGGCCTACCGGTTCGCCAGGCTCGGCCTCGACCTCCTGGAGCGCCGCGGGGCCCTGCGCTTCAAATCCCGCGTTTACCTGGGCTTCGGGCACCGGGTCAACCCGTGGGTGAGGCACATGCGCACCGGCGTCGAGCTCCTGCGACGGGGCTTCGAGGCGGGGCAGGAGACCGGGGACCTCACGTATGCGTCGTACAACAAGAGCTGCCTGATCACGATCCTCCTCGCCGCGGGAGAGCCCCTCTGCGAGGTGCAGCGAGAGGCCGAGCGCGCGCTCGACTTCGTGCAGCGGGCGCGGTTCGGCCTCGAGGTCGACATCGTCACCGCGCAGCTCAGGCTCATCCGGGCCCTCCGAGGCCTCTTGCCCGATCCCTCCTCGTTCAACGACGCTGACTTCGACGAGCGCCGGTTCGAGCAGCGCCTGGAGGGCGATCCGCGCCTCGCGATCGCCGCCTGCTGGTACTGGATACGCAAGCTGCAAGCGCGCTTCCACGCCGGCGATCTCGACGGCTCGCTCGAGGCCGCCGAGAAGGCGCGGCCGCTCCTCTGGACGTCGGGCTCGTTCTTCGAGGTGGCCGAGTACCACTTCTATGGAGCGCTCGTGCGTACGGCGCGCTGCCGCGCGGCGGACGCCGCCGAGCGGCGCCTGCACCTCGAGGTGCTCGCCGCCCACCAGAGACAGATCGACACCTGGGCGAAGAGCTGCCCCGAGAACTTCGGCGACCGGGCGGCGCTGATCGGCGCCGAGATCGCGCGCCTCCGCGGCGCATGGGACGACGCGGCCCAGCTCTACGAGCAGGCGATCGGCGCTGCGCGCGCGAGCGGCTTCGTCCACGACGAGGCGCTGGCCTACGAGATCGCGTCGGGGTTCTACCGCGAGCGACGGTTCGAGCTGATCGCCGACACCTACCTCCGCGAGGCCCGCGCCTGCTATGTCCGCTGGGGGGCGGACGGCAAGGTCCGGCACATCGATCAGCAGAATCCGCATCTCTGGGACGCGAGGCCGCTCGCCCCGACCGCCTCCTTCGCGGCGCGGTTCGATCAGCTCGACCAGCTCTCGATGGTCAAGGCGTCCCAGACCATCTCGGGCGAGATCGTCCTCGACAAGCTCCTGCGGACGCTGCTCACGGTGGTCCTCGAGCAGGGCGGCGCGCAGCGAGCTTGTCTCGTCCTGTATCAGGACGAGCGCCTCTCCATCGGAGCCGAGGCCATCCTGGAGGAGAGCGGGGAGGTGAAGACCCTCCTCCCGTGCTCTTCGGAAGGCGCTCCACAGCGCGTCCCCATGTCGCTCGTCCGTTACGCGCAACGAACGAAGGAGCGCGTCATCCTGAGTCCTACCGAGGCTTTCGCCGGCAAGTTCTCCGGCGACGAGTACTTCGCGCGGCACAAGCCCAAATCGATCCTCTGCATGCCCATCCTGAGGCAGGCGGAGGTGGCAGGCCTGCTCTATCTCGAGAACGACCTCCTCGCCGGCGCGTTCCCGCCGGAGCGGCTCACCGCCCTGTCGCTGCTCGCCGCGCAGGCCGCGATTTCCCTGGAGAACGCGCGGCTCCTCTCCAAGGAGCAGGCCGCGAGGACCGGGGCCGAGGCGGCGGAGCGGCGTGCGGCCTTCCTGGCCGAGGCCGGGGAGATCCTCTCCGGGTCGCTCGATTACGAGGAGACGCTGGCGCGCGTCGCGCAGCTCGCGGTGCGATCGCTCTGCGACTGGTGCATCACCGACGTCGTTGAAGGCGAGCAGATCCGGCGAAGCATCTGGGCGCACACGGATCCTGCGAAGGAATCGCTGCTCGAGCAGCTACGGCGGCGGTATTCTCCTGCCCTGGACTCGCCCCATCCGGCGGCCAGGGCGCTGCGGTGTGGTGAGCCGCTGCTGATCTCCGGGTGCTGCGAGGAAGAGCTCCGGAAATACTGCGAAGACGACGAGCATGCGAGGCTCATCCGCGAGCTCGGGGTGCAGAGCGCCATCGCGGTGCCGCTCATGGCCCGGGGACGGCCGATCGGGGCGCTGAGCGTCGTTTCGTCCGCGCCGGGGCGCCGCTACGGGCAGGCCGACCTGGAGCTCGTCCGGCACGTGGCGCACAGGGCCGCGCTCGCTATCGACAATGCGCGGCTGTACCGCGTTGCCCAGGAGGCCATCCGCATGCGGGACGAGTTCCTGACCGTGGCGACGCACGAGCTCAACACGCCGATGACGTCGCTCACGCTCTCGCTCGAGGCCATGGATCGGAGCCTTCGCTCCGGTCGGCCCTGCGACCAGCCGGCGATGGGCAGGCAGGTCGACCGCGCGCTGCGGCAGGCCATGCGCCTGGCCCGCCTGAACAGCGAGCTCCTCGAGGTCTCGAGGATCGACACGGATCGGGTCTCGCTCGACGTCGCCGAGGTCGACCTCGGTGCGGTCGTGCGCGACGTGATCGCGCGGTTCGAGCTCGATCTGGCGCGCGCCGGGTGCTCGGTCTCGCTGAGGACCAGCGGCCGGAACGTGGGCCTCTGGGATCGCTCCCGCGTCGACCAGATCGTCACGAACCTCGTCGCCAACGCGATCAAGTTCGGCGCGGGCAAGCCCATCGAGATCGTGGTCGGCGAGGAGGCCGGGACAACGCGGTTGTCCGTGAAGGATCACGGGATCGGCGTCGACCCGGCGCGCCAGGAGCGGATCTTCGATCGCTTCGAGCGCGCCGTGTCCGACAGGCATTACGGCGGGCTGGGGCTAGGCCTTTACATCAGCCGCCAGATCGCGCAGGCGCACGGCGGCTCAATCCGTGTCGAGAGCGCGCCCGGCGCCGGCGCCACGTTCACCGTCGAGCTCCCCGGCGCCGGACCGCCGGTGTCGCCGCGGGCGCCGGATTTCTCGAACGATTCGATAGGATCGTGCGGCTCCAGGAGGCAGCTCAGGCAGTGA
- a CDS encoding expansin EXLX1 family cellulose-binding protein: protein MKLGSMPRGISWPLVSLIALFVAGCSDGGGGDAGSAESASSAAGGPGGAGAVGSGGGTGAGAGGGGATTGAGAGSGGSTTSSATSTSSGEPGETATGATTTTAATGGEQAVSCDYPAAYENGSVTFYTLDMGSTEVNCSYPIVGRNPDVVGHVPFEGGKFFAAMNTADYNAAAMCGACVEVSRDDGRKVQAMVVDQCPIATNPKCTAGHIDLSKSAFLKIGEEREGYLGTTHGGAAGKISWRYIPCPTTGAVSFRLKEPTNKNWNQILVEGHAHPIEKLEVEINGTWKTATREPYNYFVVGDGNMGNAPYHVRVTDINGSTVEAMLELKAGNQPASAQFPACN from the coding sequence ATGAAGCTAGGTTCTATGCCCAGGGGCATTTCATGGCCGCTCGTGTCGCTGATCGCGCTTTTCGTCGCCGGCTGCAGCGACGGCGGCGGCGGTGACGCCGGCAGCGCGGAGAGCGCCTCGTCCGCCGCCGGCGGGCCGGGCGGCGCGGGCGCGGTCGGCTCCGGCGGCGGAACCGGCGCAGGGGCAGGGGGCGGCGGCGCCACGACGGGCGCGGGCGCTGGCTCTGGCGGCTCCACGACGAGCAGCGCCACGTCGACGAGCAGCGGCGAGCCCGGCGAGACGGCCACCGGCGCGACCACCACGACGGCGGCGACCGGCGGCGAGCAGGCGGTGAGCTGCGATTATCCCGCGGCGTACGAGAACGGCTCCGTCACCTTCTACACGCTCGACATGGGCTCGACCGAGGTGAACTGCAGCTATCCGATCGTAGGGCGCAACCCGGACGTCGTCGGGCACGTCCCGTTCGAAGGAGGCAAGTTCTTCGCCGCCATGAACACCGCCGACTACAACGCGGCGGCGATGTGCGGCGCGTGCGTCGAGGTCTCCCGGGACGACGGGCGCAAGGTGCAGGCCATGGTCGTGGACCAGTGCCCGATCGCCACGAACCCGAAGTGCACTGCGGGCCACATCGATCTCAGCAAGAGCGCCTTTCTCAAGATCGGCGAAGAGCGCGAGGGGTATCTGGGGACCACCCACGGCGGCGCGGCGGGGAAGATCTCGTGGCGGTACATCCCGTGCCCGACGACGGGTGCAGTCTCCTTCCGGCTCAAGGAGCCGACAAACAAGAACTGGAACCAGATCCTCGTCGAGGGGCACGCGCACCCGATCGAGAAGCTGGAGGTGGAGATCAACGGCACGTGGAAGACGGCCACGCGGGAGCCGTACAACTATTTCGTCGTCGGCGACGGCAACATGGGGAATGCGCCGTACCATGTCCGCGTCACCGACATCAACGGTTCCACCGTGGAAGCGATGCTGGAGCTCAAGGCCGGAAACCAGCCCGCGAGCGCGCAGTTCCCCGCCTGCAACTGA
- a CDS encoding alpha-hydroxy acid oxidase — MQDPRPAPSLLTVDDFERAARARLSKMAYDYYRSGADEGRTLRENRRAFRRLEIHHRVLVDVAERDMSTTVLGTRVPFPILVAPTAYQRLAHPDGEIASSRAASELGTIFTLSTLSTTSLEAVADASSGPKWFQLYVHKDRGLTRALVERAESAGYRALMLTVDTPVLGRRIADVRNGFALPEGLVMANLVDAASAAPAEERGSLLASYVASRHDASLTWRDVGWLASLTRLPLLLKGIVRPDDAVRALDAGAAGVVVSNHGARQLDGAPATIEVLPAIAEAVAGRCLVLMDGGIRWGTDVLKAIALGARAVLVGRPVLWGLAALGGEGVARVLAGLRDELSIAMALAGCPTLASIDRDLIRRAQAR, encoded by the coding sequence GTGCAAGACCCTCGCCCCGCCCCGTCGCTGCTCACCGTCGACGACTTCGAGCGCGCAGCGCGCGCCCGGCTGTCGAAGATGGCCTATGACTACTACCGATCGGGCGCCGACGAGGGCCGCACGCTCCGCGAGAACCGGCGCGCCTTCCGCCGCCTCGAGATCCATCACCGCGTCCTCGTCGACGTGGCCGAGCGGGACATGAGCACGACGGTGCTCGGCACGAGGGTGCCGTTCCCCATTCTGGTGGCGCCGACGGCCTACCAGCGCCTCGCGCACCCCGACGGCGAGATCGCCTCGTCGCGGGCGGCCTCCGAGCTCGGCACCATCTTCACGCTCTCCACCCTCTCGACGACGAGCCTCGAGGCGGTCGCGGACGCGTCTTCAGGGCCGAAGTGGTTCCAGCTCTACGTCCACAAGGATCGCGGCCTCACGCGCGCCCTCGTCGAGCGGGCCGAGTCCGCCGGCTACCGGGCGCTGATGCTGACCGTCGACACACCGGTCCTCGGCCGCCGGATAGCGGACGTGCGCAACGGCTTCGCGCTGCCCGAGGGGCTCGTGATGGCGAACCTCGTCGACGCCGCGTCGGCCGCGCCGGCCGAGGAGCGGGGCTCTCTGCTCGCGTCCTACGTGGCCTCGCGACACGACGCCTCGCTGACGTGGCGCGACGTCGGGTGGCTCGCCTCGCTCACGAGGCTCCCCCTCCTGCTCAAGGGCATCGTCAGGCCGGACGACGCGGTCCGCGCGCTCGACGCGGGCGCGGCCGGCGTCGTCGTCTCCAACCACGGCGCGCGGCAGCTCGACGGCGCCCCCGCGACGATCGAGGTGCTCCCGGCGATCGCCGAGGCGGTCGCCGGGAGGTGCCTGGTGCTGATGGACGGCGGTATCCGGTGGGGTACCGACGTGCTGAAGGCGATCGCGCTCGGCGCCCGCGCGGTGCTGGTCGGACGCCCAGTCCTGTGGGGGCTCGCCGCGCTCGGCGGCGAGGGCGTCGCGCGCGTGCTCGCGGGGTTGCGCGATGAGCTCTCGATCGCCATGGCGCTCGCCGGCTGTCCTACCCTGGCATCCATCGATCGCGACCTGATCCGACGAGCTCAGGCGCGGTGA
- a CDS encoding metallophosphoesterase, translated as MGIRLRRFAGPAAYLDQVSSLRIAHLTDQHVGRVTSVRVQRAAVALTNLQRPDLVVLTGDFVCHSQLYLDQLEEVVRGFEAPVIAVLGNHDHWSGADAVKRALERGGAAVLCNASTVITLGHERLQVVGLDDAYTGHASLEKAVKGVRRDLPTLGLSHIAEEADGLWRHGIPLVLSGHTHAGQVTVARLNELSIGKIAGHRYIHGLYGTRKRGEPGQGAVYVGAGIGAAVMPLRLGERGQREVAIFELGSEPGSFDEHHAEQAPHLGRKPSPELMASRAAKVARNRERRARVHRHGEGSAGGGEP; from the coding sequence ATGGGGATTCGGCTCCGGCGCTTCGCGGGGCCTGCGGCCTACCTCGATCAGGTGTCGTCGCTCCGGATTGCCCACCTGACGGATCAGCATGTCGGTCGCGTGACGTCGGTGCGGGTGCAGCGCGCGGCCGTCGCGCTGACGAACCTGCAGCGGCCCGACCTCGTCGTGCTCACGGGCGATTTCGTGTGTCACAGCCAGCTCTACCTCGATCAGCTGGAAGAGGTGGTGCGCGGCTTCGAGGCGCCGGTGATCGCCGTGCTGGGGAATCACGATCACTGGTCGGGCGCCGACGCGGTGAAGCGCGCGCTCGAGCGGGGCGGCGCCGCGGTGCTCTGCAACGCGAGCACGGTGATCACGCTGGGCCATGAGCGGCTCCAGGTGGTGGGGCTCGACGACGCGTATACCGGCCATGCGTCGCTCGAGAAGGCGGTGAAGGGGGTGCGGCGCGACCTGCCGACGCTGGGCCTCTCGCACATCGCCGAGGAGGCGGACGGGCTCTGGCGCCATGGCATCCCGCTGGTGCTGTCGGGCCACACGCACGCGGGCCAGGTGACGGTCGCCCGCCTGAACGAGCTCTCGATCGGCAAGATCGCGGGGCACCGGTACATTCACGGGCTCTACGGCACGCGCAAGCGGGGGGAGCCCGGCCAGGGGGCGGTCTACGTCGGTGCGGGGATCGGCGCGGCGGTGATGCCGTTGCGCCTCGGCGAGCGGGGCCAGCGGGAGGTCGCGATCTTCGAGCTCGGCAGCGAGCCGGGGTCGTTCGACGAGCACCACGCGGAGCAGGCGCCGCACCTGGGGCGCAAGCCGTCGCCGGAGCTCATGGCGAGCCGCGCGGCGAAGGTGGCGAGGAACCGGGAGCGGCGGGCGCGGGTGCACCGGCACGGCGAGGGCAGCGCCGGCGGCGGAGAGCCGTAG
- a CDS encoding Kazal-type serine protease inhibitor domain-containing protein translates to MKMADVLGAVFAVTLAACTATSDEVADAEETGADEGALGVSDVAAAPATSEHESRFSLARPGAMCGGIAGIRCAVGLYCDFAPEANCGAYDRSGTCALMPDACPQDYDPVCGCDGRTYSNGCVAATAGVSVRSAGECGPTIVGVGESCGGFTLGGPRVCGEGLYCKYAPSAICGRADASGRCAEKPDVCTKELAPVCGCDGQTYANACTAAASGTSVDARGACVDAPIE, encoded by the coding sequence ATGAAGATGGCAGACGTTCTGGGTGCAGTGTTCGCTGTGACGCTCGCCGCCTGCACGGCGACATCCGATGAGGTCGCGGATGCGGAGGAGACCGGGGCCGACGAGGGCGCGCTCGGGGTGAGCGACGTGGCGGCTGCACCGGCGACTTCCGAGCACGAGAGCCGCTTCAGCCTCGCGCGGCCCGGCGCCATGTGCGGGGGCATCGCCGGCATACGCTGCGCGGTGGGCCTCTATTGCGACTTCGCCCCCGAGGCGAACTGCGGCGCGTACGACCGGAGCGGCACGTGCGCGCTCATGCCCGACGCGTGCCCGCAGGACTACGATCCGGTGTGCGGCTGCGATGGCCGCACGTACAGCAACGGCTGCGTCGCGGCCACGGCCGGCGTCTCGGTGAGGAGCGCGGGGGAGTGCGGCCCCACGATCGTGGGGGTCGGCGAGAGCTGCGGCGGCTTCACCCTCGGCGGGCCGCGCGTGTGCGGCGAGGGGCTCTACTGCAAGTACGCGCCTTCCGCGATCTGCGGGCGCGCGGACGCGTCCGGCAGATGCGCGGAGAAGCCCGATGTCTGCACGAAGGAGCTCGCGCCCGTGTGCGGCTGTGACGGCCAGACGTACGCCAACGCGTGCACGGCGGCCGCGAGCGGCACCTCCGTCGACGCGCGGGGCGCGTGCGTGGACGCGCCGATCGAGTGA
- a CDS encoding ROK family transcriptional regulator, which translates to MVRASDKTANNRTPRELNRSLVLDLVQEHGPISRTNLARLSGLTKPTVSAIIEELLDSGSVRDVGSESRGGRPARLLEFNDDSAAFLGIEIGVEQTAVAVADARGRLRARLEQPTVLRDPHRTVRDIVELLPKVLQLSGVPRKRLRGACAVLPGLIERPSGVCVLAPNLGWERFPVRAELSRALRMQVPVYNLPQAAAVAEGELGAARGQASYVWIYVGLGVGAGLVADGRLFFGMQGYSGEIGHCRIADDGPPCGCGRRGCLETFASVMALRRAAEAASARSPQLAALARPHAVSAIASAALAGDESARAIFHEAGTQLARGIAVLLNLLNPQLVVLGGELLAAPDILLAGVREELPRHAVRGADVPVVASPLGSEAGVLGALLLAREGAVRSLRLVPDGVLQDSAP; encoded by the coding sequence ATGGTCCGTGCCAGCGACAAGACGGCGAACAACCGCACCCCTCGGGAGCTCAACCGCTCCCTCGTCCTTGACCTCGTGCAAGAGCACGGCCCGATTTCCCGCACGAACCTCGCGCGGTTGAGCGGGCTGACCAAGCCGACGGTCTCGGCCATCATCGAGGAGCTCCTCGACAGCGGCAGCGTCCGCGATGTCGGGAGCGAATCGCGCGGCGGGCGCCCGGCGCGGCTCCTCGAGTTCAACGACGACAGCGCCGCCTTCCTCGGCATCGAGATCGGCGTCGAGCAGACGGCCGTGGCCGTGGCCGACGCCCGCGGGCGGCTGCGGGCGCGCCTGGAGCAACCCACCGTCCTGCGCGATCCGCACCGGACGGTCCGCGATATCGTCGAGCTCTTGCCAAAGGTGCTGCAGCTGAGCGGGGTGCCGCGGAAGCGGCTGCGCGGCGCCTGCGCGGTCTTGCCTGGGCTCATCGAGCGGCCGAGCGGCGTCTGCGTGCTTGCGCCCAACCTGGGCTGGGAGCGGTTCCCTGTGCGCGCGGAGCTCAGCCGCGCGCTCCGCATGCAGGTGCCTGTGTACAACCTGCCTCAGGCGGCGGCGGTGGCGGAAGGGGAGCTCGGCGCGGCGCGGGGGCAGGCGTCGTACGTGTGGATTTACGTCGGGCTCGGCGTCGGCGCGGGCCTCGTCGCCGATGGACGCCTGTTCTTCGGGATGCAGGGGTACAGCGGTGAGATCGGCCATTGCCGCATTGCGGACGACGGCCCGCCTTGCGGCTGCGGGCGCCGCGGATGTCTTGAGACGTTCGCCTCGGTCATGGCGCTCCGGCGCGCCGCCGAGGCGGCGTCGGCGCGCTCACCCCAGCTCGCCGCGCTCGCTCGCCCGCACGCCGTCAGCGCCATCGCGAGCGCGGCGCTCGCCGGCGACGAGAGCGCCCGCGCGATCTTCCACGAGGCGGGCACGCAGCTCGCGCGCGGCATCGCGGTCCTGCTGAACCTGCTCAACCCCCAGCTCGTCGTGCTGGGCGGCGAGCTGCTCGCCGCGCCCGACATCCTCCTCGCCGGCGTGCGAGAGGAGCTGCCGCGCCACGCCGTCCGCGGCGCGGACGTGCCGGTCGTCGCCTCTCCGCTGGGCAGCGAGGCGGGGGTGCTCGGCGCCCTCCTGCTCGCGCGCGAGGGCGCGGTTCGCTCGCTCCGCCTCGTGCCCGACGGCGTGCTCCAGGACAGCGCGCCGTAG
- a CDS encoding membrane spanning transport protein, protein MPPRAVGAARVALGLIVLLGGINGFVRLVPVPEPLHPFIQLLVDSGYIYAVKVVEIAAAVLLLLDRRRPLALALLWPVVVNIALFHLLLDPRAGINAVILLGLLGTLTWHDRHAFAPLLAEGRSGSRARAPMGGDAARGERASPA, encoded by the coding sequence ATGCCCCCCCGCGCTGTCGGCGCAGCCCGCGTCGCCCTCGGCCTCATCGTCCTGCTCGGCGGCATCAACGGATTCGTGCGCCTCGTCCCGGTCCCCGAGCCGCTCCACCCGTTCATCCAGCTGCTCGTCGACAGCGGCTACATCTACGCGGTCAAGGTCGTCGAGATCGCCGCCGCGGTCCTGCTCCTGCTCGACCGCCGCCGCCCGCTCGCGCTCGCGCTGTTATGGCCTGTCGTGGTGAACATCGCCCTGTTCCACCTGCTGCTCGACCCCCGCGCCGGCATCAACGCCGTCATCCTTCTCGGCCTGCTCGGCACCCTCACCTGGCATGATCGCCACGCGTTCGCGCCGCTGCTCGCCGAGGGGCGCTCCGGGTCGCGCGCCCGCGCGCCGATGGGCGGCGACGCGGCGCGCGGAGAGCGCGCCTCGCCCGCCTAG